One Rhodoferax ferrireducens T118 DNA segment encodes these proteins:
- the rpsT gene encoding 30S ribosomal protein S20, which produces MASGKPKKKNPRLASGRKRVRQDVKINAANTSLRSKYRTAVKNVEKAVVAGDKAKATELFAKMQAVVDTVADKGIFHKNKAARDKSRLSTKVKALAAIAA; this is translated from the coding sequence ATGGCATCTGGAAAACCCAAGAAAAAGAACCCGCGCCTGGCGTCGGGCCGTAAACGCGTCCGTCAGGACGTCAAAATCAACGCTGCAAACACCTCGCTGCGTTCCAAATACCGCACTGCGGTGAAGAACGTGGAAAAAGCGGTTGTCGCTGGCGACAAGGCCAAGGCAACCGAGTTGTTTGCCAAGATGCAAGCCGTGGTTGACACCGTGGCAGACAAAGGCATCTTCCACAAAAACAAGGCTGCTCGTGACAAGAGCCGTCTGTCGACCAAGGTGAAAGCCCTGGCCGCAATCGCCGCCTGA
- the murJ gene encoding murein biosynthesis integral membrane protein MurJ, producing MSLLKSASIVSLLTLVSRITGLVRELLIASTFGANAMTDAFNVAFRIPNLFRRFFGEGAFSQAFVPVLAASKAQHGEAATQTVINHAATVLTWALLVLSVIGVAAAPALVWAMASGLQQDPRGFEVAIVMTRWMFPYIAFMSLVALAAGVLNTWKHFAVPAATPVLLNLCMIVAAWLGAPWFKTLGLEPIYALAGGVLLGGVLQLGVQWWALKKLGLAPAIGLRWRVLRAAWADPATKNILRLMGPALLGVSVAHISMLINTQIASHLAPGSVSWITYADRLMEFPTAMLGVAMGVVLMPQLALARAAGDKAKYSAMLDWGLRLVVLLAVPCAVALIVFPMPLVAVLYHYGAMTDLDVQKITYALMGWGVGLIGIVAIKVLAPGYYANQDTKTPVTIAVAVLIITQLLNVVLVPVFAHAALTLSIGIGAMINAGWLLVGLMRRGSYKPEPGWGAFVLQVIAACALLAVFLMWANSAFAWTQLRSESFKRIWLLALVLIGAGAIYFAAIWAAGLKLRQFLRR from the coding sequence GTGAGTCTCCTCAAATCTGCTTCTATTGTTTCCCTGCTGACACTGGTGTCACGCATTACCGGGTTGGTGCGCGAACTTCTGATTGCATCGACCTTTGGCGCCAATGCCATGACGGACGCGTTTAATGTCGCGTTTCGTATCCCCAACCTGTTTCGCCGCTTTTTTGGCGAAGGCGCCTTCAGTCAGGCCTTTGTGCCGGTGCTGGCGGCCTCCAAAGCGCAGCACGGCGAGGCGGCCACCCAAACCGTGATCAACCATGCCGCCACGGTCCTGACCTGGGCTCTGTTGGTGCTCAGCGTCATCGGCGTGGCGGCAGCGCCGGCCCTGGTGTGGGCCATGGCCAGTGGCCTGCAACAGGACCCGCGCGGCTTTGAGGTGGCTATTGTCATGACGCGCTGGATGTTTCCCTACATTGCCTTCATGTCGCTGGTGGCGCTGGCCGCGGGTGTACTCAATACCTGGAAGCATTTTGCCGTACCGGCCGCCACGCCGGTGTTGTTGAACCTGTGCATGATTGTCGCGGCGTGGCTGGGTGCGCCCTGGTTCAAGACCCTGGGGCTGGAGCCGATTTACGCGCTGGCCGGTGGCGTGTTGCTCGGTGGCGTGCTGCAACTGGGTGTGCAGTGGTGGGCCTTGAAAAAACTCGGTCTCGCCCCCGCCATCGGTCTGCGCTGGCGTGTGTTGCGCGCGGCTTGGGCTGATCCCGCCACCAAGAACATCCTGCGCCTGATGGGACCCGCTTTGTTGGGGGTGAGCGTGGCGCACATCTCAATGCTGATCAACACCCAGATCGCCTCGCATCTGGCGCCCGGCAGCGTGAGCTGGATCACCTATGCCGACCGCTTGATGGAGTTCCCCACGGCCATGCTCGGTGTCGCCATGGGCGTGGTGCTGATGCCCCAGCTTGCACTGGCCCGCGCAGCGGGAGACAAGGCGAAATATTCCGCCATGCTGGACTGGGGGCTGCGCCTGGTGGTGCTGCTGGCCGTACCGTGCGCGGTGGCGCTGATCGTGTTCCCGATGCCGCTGGTGGCCGTGCTGTACCACTACGGTGCCATGACTGACTTGGACGTGCAAAAAATTACTTACGCACTGATGGGGTGGGGCGTCGGCTTGATCGGGATCGTGGCCATCAAGGTCCTGGCGCCGGGGTATTACGCCAACCAGGATACCAAAACGCCGGTCACCATAGCGGTTGCCGTGTTGATCATCACGCAGTTGCTCAACGTTGTGCTGGTGCCTGTGTTTGCCCATGCCGCGCTGACGCTGTCAATTGGCATCGGCGCCATGATCAATGCCGGCTGGCTGCTTGTGGGCCTCATGCGGCGTGGCAGCTACAAGCCCGAGCCGGGTTGGGGCGCTTTTGTGTTGCAGGTGATTGCCGCCTGCGCTTTGCTGGCTGTCTTTTTGATGTGGGCCAATAGTGCTTTTGCCTGGACCCAGCTGCGTAGCGAGAGTTTCAAGAGAATTTGGCTTCTAGCCCTCGTCCTTATTGGCGCTGGCGCTATATATTTTGCAGCTATCTGGGCGGCGGGCCTGAAGCTGCGCCAGTTCTTGCGGCGCTGA
- a CDS encoding SPFH domain-containing protein produces MEVAVILFVIAVIFVTQSIKVVPQQHAWVVERLGKYNGTLMPGLNFLVPFVDKVAYKHLLKEVPLDIASQVCITRDNTQLQVDGILYFQVTDAMRASYGSSNYIVAISQLAQTSLRSVIGKLELDKTFEERDIINAQVVQAIDEAALNWGVKVLRYEIKDLTPPKEILHAMQQQITAEREKRALIAASEGRRQEQINIATGEREAFIARSEGEKQAVINKAQGDAQSILAVAEATAQAIERIASAIRQPGGAEAVQLKVAEKAVDAYSKVAAEATTTLIVPSNMTEVSALISSAMKMVQVQRA; encoded by the coding sequence ATGGAAGTTGCAGTCATCCTGTTCGTGATCGCGGTGATCTTTGTCACGCAGTCCATCAAGGTCGTTCCCCAACAACACGCGTGGGTCGTCGAGCGGCTTGGCAAATACAACGGTACCCTGATGCCGGGTTTGAACTTTCTGGTGCCCTTTGTCGACAAGGTAGCCTACAAGCATCTGCTCAAGGAAGTGCCGCTGGACATTGCCAGCCAGGTCTGCATCACGCGTGACAACACCCAGTTGCAGGTCGATGGCATTTTGTATTTCCAGGTGACCGATGCGATGCGCGCCAGCTATGGCTCCAGCAATTACATCGTGGCCATCTCTCAATTGGCGCAGACCTCGCTACGCTCCGTCATTGGCAAGCTCGAACTCGACAAAACCTTTGAAGAGCGCGACATCATCAACGCCCAGGTGGTGCAGGCGATTGATGAGGCCGCATTGAACTGGGGTGTCAAGGTGCTGCGTTATGAAATCAAGGACTTGACGCCACCGAAAGAAATCCTGCACGCCATGCAGCAGCAGATCACCGCCGAGCGTGAAAAGCGGGCACTGATTGCCGCCTCAGAAGGTCGGCGCCAGGAGCAGATCAACATAGCCACCGGTGAACGTGAAGCCTTTATTGCCCGTTCTGAAGGCGAAAAGCAGGCGGTGATCAACAAGGCCCAGGGCGATGCGCAATCCATTCTGGCCGTCGCCGAGGCCACCGCCCAGGCGATTGAACGTATCGCGTCGGCCATTCGCCAGCCCGGCGGTGCTGAGGCGGTGCAGCTCAAGGTGGCCGAAAAAGCGGTAGACGCCTATTCCAAAGTGGCGGCAGAGGCCACCACCACGCTGATTGTGCCCAGCAACATGACCGAGGTGTCAGCGCTGATTTCTTCGGCCATGAAAATGGTGCAAGTCCAGCGGGCTTAA
- a CDS encoding NfeD family protein, whose product MAESTIWWLLAGAVIAAELLTGTFYLLMLSLGLAGAAVAAHLGAPVPAQLVVAAVLGGGFVVAWRSYRKHQPPALPASANRDVNLDIGETLQIEAWNADGTSTAKYRGAAWSVSLKAGAVATPGLHRIVEVTGSRLVVEKV is encoded by the coding sequence ATGGCTGAATCGACGATCTGGTGGCTGTTGGCGGGGGCGGTTATCGCGGCCGAACTGCTGACCGGCACCTTTTATTTGCTCATGTTGTCGCTGGGGCTGGCCGGCGCAGCCGTCGCCGCCCATCTGGGGGCGCCGGTGCCAGCCCAATTGGTGGTGGCGGCCGTGCTGGGTGGTGGTTTTGTTGTGGCTTGGCGCAGTTACAGGAAGCACCAGCCGCCTGCACTGCCTGCCAGTGCCAACCGGGATGTCAATCTGGATATTGGGGAAACCCTGCAGATCGAGGCGTGGAACGCAGATGGAACCAGCACGGCCAAGTACCGCGGTGCCGCCTGGAGCGTCTCACTGAAGGCGGGTGCCGTGGCGACCCCGGGTCTGCACCGCATCGTTGAGGTGACTGGCAGCCGCCTGGTGGTCGAGAAAGTGTGA